The Bacteriovorax sp. Seq25_V genome includes a region encoding these proteins:
- a CDS encoding helicase-related protein translates to MAIKELLPLVDFEELKRNLETERKTVIKVNNFSEEDGYVRSLEDAEIVLNFLKDLITPIWNVFDEYPSLLKFFSTDYTSFNSLITRENILDLTFLDDCLIPEKEMFFFGQDGGINTKVLDIHRAGFHRWINDKKISHEQTTELIKSGDISDLKVSDLKCQCFNCTGSFRAKVRDIIFDESLRIINDGEEEIRKNIDVGVGFVSDLFNNMHKELDKNFYKARFKLKRSSLNRLETQAKEILKSKFNYPSPLCAEHRKNLTFIFDEYLYKNEYSSDLITEEEYDKFFRSLGVNFWKNEKFIEREFQKFVKSIVILKKKDVSSKILQEYLGEFWVHSAARQIKRKIVYHMGPTNSGKTYHAIEKLASVEKGCYLAPLRLLAAELYDTLNSKGAITTLLTGEEVIEREGATHYSSTIEMARLTEYFDVCVIDEIQMITDSSRGWAWTRALVNVFAEEVHLCGDASALDLIKVITELCGDELIIKNYTRMTELEVQRRPIVLADMEKHDALIVFSRRNALRFKRDLERLGFRVSIVYGRLSPEVRREQARKFDQGETDIMVSTDAIAMGMNLPIRRVVFSTLNKYVDSQEFQISNSEIKQIAGRAGRYQRFPRGFVTCLNKVDDGLEIINEALEGTLGQSTQCMVGPDLDIFNQVNTALISNNLPKLKLSEFLRLFNTMTFKQPFFCVDMKEMIELAEAVEEADKKEILTDAEIFGFACAPVNLGLLEHVQYYMWILNKYVASEAIINDSIDPTSNDIDYLETSIKCVELYQWLSRHFNNKHFDYDETNLLDNKQLAIDKLNNLLSEKIVPTCSSCGCKLPEDSKFAICESCFERRRSRRSGGRPNFSRNSEGKGKPGSSSSGNRGGSSKGKGGSFSGKKRPSRKRKSTKK, encoded by the coding sequence ATGGCAATAAAAGAATTACTCCCTTTAGTGGATTTTGAAGAATTAAAAAGAAACTTAGAAACTGAACGAAAAACTGTTATTAAAGTGAACAATTTTTCAGAAGAAGATGGTTATGTTCGCTCTCTTGAAGATGCGGAAATAGTTCTGAACTTTCTGAAGGATTTGATTACACCAATTTGGAATGTTTTTGATGAGTATCCTTCATTGCTTAAGTTCTTCTCAACAGATTATACATCATTCAATTCGTTAATAACTCGAGAAAATATTCTTGATCTTACGTTCTTGGACGATTGCCTAATTCCAGAAAAAGAGATGTTTTTCTTCGGTCAAGATGGTGGAATTAATACAAAAGTTCTAGACATTCATAGAGCTGGATTCCATAGATGGATTAACGATAAGAAAATTTCACATGAGCAAACTACGGAACTTATTAAATCTGGAGATATTAGTGATTTAAAAGTATCTGACCTTAAGTGCCAGTGTTTTAACTGTACGGGTTCTTTTCGTGCAAAAGTTAGAGACATTATCTTTGATGAGAGTTTAAGAATCATCAACGATGGAGAAGAGGAAATAAGAAAAAATATTGATGTGGGTGTGGGATTTGTCTCAGATCTATTCAATAATATGCATAAGGAATTAGATAAGAATTTTTATAAAGCACGTTTCAAATTAAAGAGATCTTCTTTAAATCGTCTAGAAACACAAGCGAAGGAAATTTTAAAGAGTAAGTTTAATTATCCTTCCCCTCTTTGTGCTGAACATAGGAAGAATCTAACATTTATTTTTGATGAATATTTATATAAGAATGAATATAGCTCAGATCTAATTACTGAAGAAGAATACGATAAGTTTTTCAGATCTCTTGGTGTTAACTTTTGGAAAAATGAAAAATTTATTGAGAGAGAGTTTCAAAAGTTTGTTAAGTCGATTGTAATTTTAAAGAAAAAAGATGTGTCATCAAAAATTCTTCAAGAGTATTTAGGAGAATTTTGGGTTCATTCTGCGGCCAGACAAATCAAAAGAAAAATTGTCTATCATATGGGACCAACAAACTCAGGTAAGACATATCATGCAATTGAGAAGTTGGCTTCGGTTGAGAAGGGATGCTATCTGGCTCCTCTGAGACTTCTTGCTGCAGAACTTTATGATACATTGAACTCTAAGGGAGCAATAACAACACTGCTAACAGGTGAAGAAGTTATTGAAAGAGAGGGAGCTACTCACTATTCATCAACAATTGAGATGGCGAGGCTTACTGAATATTTTGATGTCTGTGTTATTGATGAAATTCAAATGATCACAGATTCATCAAGAGGGTGGGCGTGGACAAGGGCACTTGTAAACGTTTTTGCTGAAGAAGTGCATTTGTGTGGAGATGCATCCGCACTTGATTTAATTAAGGTTATCACTGAATTATGTGGTGATGAACTTATTATTAAAAATTATACAAGAATGACTGAACTCGAAGTTCAGAGAAGACCAATTGTTCTTGCTGACATGGAAAAGCATGATGCACTCATTGTTTTTTCAAGAAGAAATGCATTACGTTTTAAAAGAGACCTAGAAAGATTAGGGTTTAGAGTTTCAATTGTTTATGGACGACTCTCTCCTGAAGTAAGGCGAGAGCAGGCACGAAAATTTGATCAAGGTGAAACTGATATAATGGTTTCAACTGATGCAATTGCTATGGGAATGAATCTTCCAATACGAAGAGTTGTTTTTTCTACGCTAAATAAATATGTTGATTCTCAAGAGTTTCAAATTTCTAATTCAGAAATAAAACAAATTGCAGGTCGTGCCGGAAGATATCAACGCTTTCCTCGTGGTTTCGTAACTTGTCTCAACAAAGTAGATGATGGATTAGAAATAATCAATGAAGCTCTCGAAGGAACCCTTGGCCAATCCACTCAGTGTATGGTTGGACCCGATTTAGATATTTTTAATCAAGTCAATACTGCTTTAATTTCAAATAATTTACCAAAGTTAAAACTTTCTGAGTTTTTAAGACTTTTTAACACAATGACTTTTAAGCAACCATTCTTCTGTGTTGATATGAAGGAGATGATCGAGTTAGCTGAAGCCGTAGAGGAAGCAGATAAGAAAGAAATTTTAACTGATGCTGAGATCTTTGGTTTTGCTTGTGCTCCAGTTAATCTAGGGTTACTTGAGCATGTTCAGTACTACATGTGGATACTTAATAAGTATGTGGCCTCAGAAGCAATTATTAATGACTCGATTGATCCGACATCAAATGATATTGACTATTTAGAGACATCGATTAAGTGTGTTGAGTTGTACCAATGGCTATCAAGGCATTTTAATAATAAACACTTTGATTACGATGAAACAAATCTTCTCGATAATAAACAATTAGCGATTGATAAACTGAATAATCTTCTCTCTGAAAAGATTGTTCCAACGTGCTCGAGTTGTGGTTGTAAATTGCCAGAAGACTCTAAGTTCGCTATATGTGAAAGCTGCTTCGAAAGACGCCGCTCTCGTCGAAGTGGAGGAAGACCAAACTTTAGTCGCAATAGTGAGGGTAAAGGCAAACCTGGTAGTTCGAGCAGTGGAAATAGAGGCGGAAGTAGCAAAGGAAAAGGTGGATCTTTTTCTGGTAAGAAGAGACCAAGCCGAAAAAGAAAATCTACTAAGAAGTAA
- a CDS encoding DUF455 family protein: MNVIEYAKLILNSSSIEDKLLDPSVVTSLDGSTADFEKLKDLMPAREPRISFSSTQIKFPRKNTLHLNDRKALALHFFANHELLAIEMMAAALLYLPLNDNYSKRIRMGILQTIKDEQKHFKLYRHRMNDFGIDFGDFPVNDFFWRQMQKMKSINEYLAVISLTFEAANLDFAKNYGSIFAAVDDDKTAKIMDIVYQDEISHVAFGVTWLNKWKEDKSLWQYYVDSLPDLLTPARSKGTIFDFEGRVKSGMDEDFVSKIRDYRDEFTVTNRKEWNEK, translated from the coding sequence ATGAATGTTATTGAATATGCAAAGCTGATTTTAAACTCTTCTAGTATTGAAGATAAGCTATTAGATCCATCTGTTGTAACTTCTCTTGATGGAAGCACTGCAGATTTTGAAAAGCTTAAAGACTTGATGCCGGCGCGAGAGCCGCGCATTTCTTTTAGTTCTACTCAAATTAAATTTCCAAGAAAGAATACTTTACATTTAAATGACCGCAAGGCCCTTGCTCTTCATTTTTTTGCCAATCATGAATTGTTGGCAATTGAGATGATGGCTGCTGCTCTTTTATATCTCCCATTGAATGATAATTATTCAAAAAGAATTAGAATGGGAATTCTTCAAACGATAAAAGATGAGCAAAAGCATTTCAAACTCTATCGTCATCGTATGAATGACTTCGGAATTGATTTTGGTGACTTCCCTGTTAATGACTTCTTTTGGCGCCAAATGCAAAAAATGAAATCAATTAATGAATATCTTGCAGTAATATCTTTAACCTTTGAAGCTGCAAATCTTGATTTTGCGAAAAATTATGGAAGTATTTTTGCTGCTGTAGATGATGATAAAACAGCTAAAATTATGGATATTGTCTATCAAGATGAAATCTCGCATGTTGCTTTCGGAGTAACTTGGCTCAATAAATGGAAAGAAGATAAAAGTCTTTGGCAGTATTATGTTGATAGCCTACCAGATCTTCTTACTCCTGCAAGATCAAAGGGAACAATCTTTGATTTTGAAGGGAGAGTAAAGAGCGGTATGGATGAGGACTTTGTTTCAAAGATTAGAGATTATCGTGACGAGTTTACTGTTACTAATCGTAAAGAGTGGAACGAGAAGTGA
- a CDS encoding class II aldolase/adducin family protein, producing the protein MTLDEGVIKFDFSDYYKTESINNKFVTNIEKYRKMLFDLKLIGFYEMHQVGYGNISERFNLQEFRQTKKPQFVISGTQTGHLPDLDNTHYTLVLDYDLDRNKIASRGAILPSSESLTHAAIYEVDDNIGAVVHIHHEDLWKKMILANEPFTAKDVPYGTKQMANAVQELAKKYPGAGFAMAGHDDGIVTYGKDLNEAYNRCLTLYNKYITP; encoded by the coding sequence ATGACTTTAGATGAAGGTGTTATTAAGTTCGATTTTAGTGACTATTACAAGACTGAATCGATCAACAATAAATTCGTAACTAACATTGAAAAATATCGTAAAATGCTTTTCGATCTGAAGCTCATTGGCTTCTATGAAATGCATCAAGTAGGCTATGGAAACATCTCTGAGCGTTTTAATCTCCAAGAGTTTCGTCAGACAAAGAAACCACAATTTGTCATTTCGGGGACTCAGACAGGACACCTTCCAGATCTCGACAATACACATTACACACTAGTATTAGATTATGACCTTGATAGAAATAAAATAGCATCGCGTGGAGCAATTCTTCCCTCAAGTGAGTCTTTAACTCATGCAGCCATCTATGAAGTTGACGATAATATTGGAGCGGTTGTCCATATTCATCACGAAGATTTATGGAAGAAAATGATTTTAGCAAATGAACCATTTACAGCAAAGGATGTTCCCTACGGAACTAAGCAAATGGCAAATGCTGTTCAAGAACTCGCTAAAAAATATCCTGGTGCTGGATTTGCAATGGCAGGACACGATGATGGTATTGTGACTTATGGTAAAGATCTTAACGAGGCGTACAACCGTTGCCTTACTCTCTACAATAAGTATATTACACCTTAG
- a CDS encoding chemotaxis protein CheW: protein MHDKSSPIVKEFLLESFENLSNINEELTHFEKNSGDSELLNSIYRKVHTLKGSASFLGLKVLQHITHLSENILDKIREQQLSADSTTVDVLLESFDACIVILNSIESTGDEGSETFDKLLEKLERLDSGEAVEIEDDIIINDEDNHEIDLSFKEKKFDEDLMSSLNELEDKIFAKPVNAKNDIEEKKSSDVLKLREEKVPVEDTVKNIDEVAPGKNSKLRDKIELLKNELFKKNEVEVQDVEGAKVEISESKGNLVDSVVRVNVALLDKIMNVVGELVLNRNQILQCANQDTSPELSRLAHQLNAITTELQTDIMTTRMQPVGSVLSKFERVVRDISRQQEKSIKLNITGKETELDKTLLEAIRDPLTHLVRNAVDHGIEKPESRVANGKPEIGTINIRAYHEGGQVTIEISDDGNGIDPEKILNKAIAKGILSKEKAERLSKKQILNIIFSPGFSTAEAVTNISGRGVGMDVVKSNIEKIGGSVDIHSNVGEGTIFKLKIPLTLAIVPALVVESANETFAIPQISLVELVRIEEGEDKKIELIHESEFFRLRGDLIPVFRLNHCLNLESDKELSGDINIVILNAEGHTYGLIVDQVLDTEEIVVKPLSKELKELSIYGGATIMGDGSVSLIIDALGFFNTVGRVSNQKKIDGTEKAGEKLVVYNDEILLCTLEDRREYGIPLMLVNRLEEFKREQVEWSGNSPLVRYRNKAMPLISLEKILGIKTPSILDGTTETIPAVVVSVRGHQIAFAVSEIKDIAINQGPISTETADRDEFVGTAFINEKTITILDLFNIIDSLPLKQVKKEKTHGNILVVEDSQLYLRVQKELYTEAGYAVCTAMNGSEALSILDTEKIDVIVTDIDMPIMTGWEMIRKLKGNTKYVDIPVIAVSSIVSKKREEITRAGFDFCFDKQQNGEALKIVNKLMEL, encoded by the coding sequence ATGCATGATAAATCGTCTCCTATAGTAAAAGAATTTTTACTGGAGTCTTTTGAAAATCTCTCAAATATCAATGAGGAGTTAACACATTTTGAAAAAAATAGTGGTGACTCTGAATTACTCAATTCAATTTATCGTAAAGTTCACACATTGAAGGGAAGTGCTAGCTTTCTCGGCCTTAAAGTTCTTCAGCACATTACGCATCTAAGTGAAAATATTTTAGATAAAATTCGTGAGCAACAACTAAGTGCAGACAGTACTACAGTAGATGTTCTGCTAGAGAGTTTTGATGCGTGCATTGTAATTTTAAATTCAATTGAAAGTACAGGTGATGAAGGAAGTGAAACTTTTGATAAGTTACTCGAAAAGTTAGAGCGATTGGATTCGGGCGAAGCTGTTGAAATTGAAGATGATATAATAATTAATGATGAAGATAATCATGAAATCGATCTTAGTTTTAAAGAGAAGAAATTTGATGAAGATTTGATGTCATCATTAAATGAATTAGAAGATAAGATATTTGCAAAGCCCGTAAATGCAAAAAACGATATCGAAGAGAAAAAATCATCAGATGTTTTAAAGCTTAGAGAGGAAAAAGTACCAGTAGAAGATACTGTTAAAAATATTGATGAAGTAGCACCTGGGAAAAATTCAAAATTAAGGGATAAAATTGAATTGCTAAAGAATGAACTATTCAAGAAAAATGAAGTGGAAGTTCAAGACGTAGAAGGGGCCAAGGTAGAAATTTCAGAGTCTAAAGGAAATCTTGTCGATTCAGTTGTGAGAGTAAATGTTGCTCTTCTTGACAAGATTATGAATGTTGTTGGTGAACTTGTCCTAAATCGAAATCAAATCCTACAGTGTGCAAATCAAGATACATCGCCAGAATTAAGCCGTCTTGCTCATCAGTTAAATGCAATCACGACTGAACTTCAAACTGATATCATGACAACTCGTATGCAACCTGTAGGATCTGTACTCAGTAAATTTGAGCGCGTTGTACGTGATATATCAAGACAACAAGAAAAGTCGATTAAGCTAAATATAACGGGTAAAGAAACTGAACTTGATAAAACACTTCTCGAAGCAATACGTGATCCACTTACTCACTTAGTGAGAAATGCTGTGGATCACGGAATAGAAAAGCCTGAAAGTCGAGTCGCGAATGGTAAGCCAGAAATTGGTACAATAAATATTCGCGCCTATCATGAAGGAGGACAGGTTACTATTGAAATTAGTGATGATGGAAATGGTATTGATCCTGAGAAAATTCTCAATAAAGCAATAGCGAAGGGTATATTGAGTAAAGAAAAAGCAGAGCGATTAAGTAAAAAACAAATTCTAAATATCATATTCTCTCCAGGTTTCTCGACAGCGGAAGCAGTAACTAACATTTCTGGTCGTGGTGTTGGGATGGATGTCGTAAAATCGAATATTGAAAAGATTGGTGGGTCTGTTGATATTCACTCTAATGTTGGAGAAGGAACTATTTTCAAGTTGAAAATTCCTCTAACTTTGGCAATCGTCCCTGCTTTAGTTGTAGAAAGTGCCAATGAAACATTTGCTATTCCTCAAATCAGTTTAGTTGAATTAGTGAGAATTGAAGAAGGTGAAGATAAAAAAATTGAACTTATCCATGAAAGTGAATTTTTTAGACTAAGAGGTGATTTAATACCTGTGTTTAGATTAAATCATTGTCTAAATCTTGAAAGTGATAAAGAGCTTTCGGGAGATATTAATATTGTTATATTAAATGCTGAAGGACACACATACGGCCTAATTGTTGATCAAGTACTTGATACTGAAGAGATCGTTGTAAAGCCATTAAGTAAAGAATTGAAAGAACTTTCAATCTATGGTGGTGCTACAATAATGGGGGATGGATCAGTTTCATTGATTATTGATGCTCTAGGATTCTTCAATACTGTTGGCCGTGTTTCGAATCAAAAGAAAATTGATGGAACTGAAAAAGCTGGTGAAAAACTAGTCGTTTATAATGATGAAATCTTGCTTTGTACGCTTGAAGATCGAAGAGAATATGGCATCCCATTAATGCTCGTTAATCGTTTGGAGGAATTTAAGCGAGAACAGGTAGAGTGGAGTGGAAACAGTCCATTAGTGAGATATCGAAATAAAGCAATGCCTCTAATCTCTTTAGAGAAAATATTAGGCATAAAGACTCCATCTATTCTCGATGGTACCACTGAAACTATTCCTGCAGTCGTAGTATCTGTAAGAGGGCATCAGATTGCTTTTGCAGTTTCTGAAATTAAAGATATTGCAATCAATCAAGGGCCAATATCCACTGAGACTGCAGATCGTGATGAATTTGTTGGTACAGCTTTCATTAATGAGAAAACAATAACAATCCTTGATCTCTTTAACATAATTGATTCTTTACCGCTGAAACAAGTTAAAAAAGAAAAAACCCATGGGAATATCTTAGTTGTTGAAGATTCACAATTGTATTTAAGAGTTCAAAAAGAGCTATATACAGAGGCTGGATATGCTGTATGTACAGCAATGAATGGAAGTGAAGCTCTCTCGATATTAGACACAGAAAAGATAGATGTCATTGTTACTGACATTGATATGCCTATAATGACAGGGTGGGAAATGATCAGGAAGCTTAAAGGTAATACTAAGTACGTAGATATCCCCGTGATCGCTGTTTCATCGATTGTAAGCAAGAAGCGAGAGGAGATTACTAGAGCAGGTTTTGATTTCTGTTTTGATAAGCAACAGAATGGGGAAGCGTTAAAAATTGTAAATAAATTAATGGAGTTATAA
- a CDS encoding chemotaxis protein CheW has protein sequence MSDSISMVINEDIVQLCGFKVRGGQYAISVLDVQEVIKPQPLTPVPLSPDFVTGLINLRGQIVTSINLRKLFQIEDRESEEHMNIIVRSGDSLYALMVDEILDVIDVEQSTFETIPETINENIRKYISGVYKLEETLLILLDLKKIFSIDIKG, from the coding sequence ATGAGTGATAGTATCAGTATGGTAATTAATGAGGATATTGTACAGCTTTGCGGGTTTAAAGTTCGCGGTGGACAATACGCGATCTCGGTACTTGATGTGCAAGAAGTTATTAAGCCTCAGCCTTTAACACCTGTACCTTTGTCTCCGGACTTTGTTACGGGATTGATTAATCTTAGGGGACAGATAGTTACTTCAATAAATTTGAGAAAATTATTTCAGATTGAAGATCGTGAATCAGAAGAGCATATGAACATCATTGTTCGTAGTGGAGACTCTTTGTACGCACTTATGGTTGATGAAATCTTAGATGTGATTGATGTAGAACAAAGCACATTTGAAACAATTCCGGAAACAATTAATGAGAACATTAGAAAGTATATTTCGGGAGTGTATAAACTAGAAGAAACTTTATTAATTTTATTAGATTTAAAGAAAATATTTTCAATAGATATAAAGGGGTAA
- a CDS encoding methyl-accepting chemotaxis protein — translation MTNENLGTDLKIDFQQMIEMSPINTMVANKEGILLYMNSKSKETLRELEQYLPDKVDNLFNKSIDWFHKNPAVQKKIISSASNLPHRAIISVGPEKLDLLVSPLRDSDGEYLGPMVTWEVVTEKLKIEEEVARTKQMVDKSPINTMMATPEGKLIYINEAAINTLRKLQSLLPDKVEKLQGQSIDIFHKNPEFQRKIIGDPSNLPHNAIIGLGPEKLDLLISPIFDLDGKYLGPMVTWNVVTTKFELINDLSKSADDLQNSAESLLTLSSSLSAGAEETSAQANTASSASEEINAGVQTVASNMEEMVAAIKEITKTTNEASSLSNDAMKMAKSTNQIIGQLGDSSMDIGNVIKVISSIAQQTNLLALNATIEAARAGEAGKGFAVVANEVKELAKQTAKATNDITKKIETIQNDSKNAVSAIGEISEAIEKINGYAGNIAASVEEQAATTNEVTRIVTEAAEGVKQINENIGQVSEAASVTGKDASNTQDAAKNLGSIAAGLKAHVAKLNV, via the coding sequence ATGACGAACGAAAATTTAGGCACAGATTTAAAAATTGATTTTCAACAAATGATTGAAATGTCTCCAATTAACACGATGGTAGCCAACAAAGAAGGAATTCTTCTTTACATGAACTCTAAGTCTAAAGAGACGCTCAGAGAACTTGAACAGTATCTACCTGATAAGGTAGACAATCTTTTTAATAAAAGTATTGACTGGTTTCATAAAAACCCTGCCGTGCAGAAAAAAATTATTTCAAGTGCCAGTAATTTACCTCACAGAGCAATCATCTCTGTTGGACCTGAGAAATTAGACCTTCTTGTATCACCTCTTAGAGACTCTGATGGAGAATATCTTGGGCCGATGGTAACGTGGGAAGTTGTTACTGAAAAGTTAAAAATAGAAGAGGAAGTCGCAAGAACAAAGCAGATGGTTGATAAATCACCAATTAACACAATGATGGCGACACCTGAAGGGAAATTGATTTATATCAATGAGGCAGCTATTAACACGTTAAGAAAGCTTCAATCTCTTCTGCCTGATAAGGTCGAAAAACTTCAAGGTCAAAGTATTGATATTTTTCATAAGAACCCTGAGTTTCAAAGGAAAATTATTGGTGATCCTTCAAACCTTCCGCATAATGCAATCATTGGGCTAGGGCCTGAGAAGTTAGATCTTCTTATATCACCGATTTTCGATTTAGACGGAAAATACCTCGGACCGATGGTAACGTGGAATGTTGTAACGACTAAGTTTGAGCTTATTAACGATCTTTCAAAAAGTGCAGATGACCTACAAAACTCTGCGGAAAGTCTTTTAACACTATCTTCATCTCTAAGTGCTGGAGCTGAAGAAACTTCTGCTCAGGCCAATACCGCGAGTTCTGCTTCAGAAGAAATTAATGCTGGTGTTCAAACTGTTGCAAGTAATATGGAAGAAATGGTTGCAGCAATTAAAGAAATTACGAAAACGACAAATGAAGCATCTTCACTTTCTAACGATGCGATGAAGATGGCTAAGTCTACAAATCAAATCATCGGACAGTTAGGTGATAGTAGTATGGATATCGGAAATGTTATTAAAGTTATTTCTTCTATTGCTCAACAGACTAACCTTCTTGCCTTGAATGCTACGATTGAAGCGGCAAGAGCTGGTGAAGCTGGAAAAGGTTTCGCAGTTGTTGCAAACGAAGTAAAAGAACTAGCAAAGCAAACCGCTAAAGCAACAAATGATATTACGAAGAAAATTGAAACAATTCAGAATGACTCTAAAAATGCCGTTTCTGCAATTGGTGAAATTTCTGAAGCAATTGAAAAGATCAATGGATATGCCGGTAATATCGCAGCATCTGTTGAAGAGCAGGCAGCAACAACAAATGAAGTAACGAGAATTGTTACTGAAGCTGCAGAGGGTGTAAAACAAATTAATGAAAATATTGGCCAGGTATCAGAAGCGGCTTCAGTTACTGGTAAAGATGCATCGAATACTCAAGATGCAGCTAAAAACTTAGGTAGCATTGCAGCTGGATTGAAAGCTCATGTTGCCAAGTTAAATGTATAG
- the cheB gene encoding chemotaxis-specific protein-glutamate methyltransferase CheB, translating to MNILVVDDSVVFRTAISQALSEVPGFLVSKTCSNGKIAIDFLQRESGIDLVILDLEMPVMDGIETIKEIRKFNKKIPIIVFSSFTTQGAEKTITALQTGANDFVGKVSGNGTIEGSLKMIRAELVPRIEALCSKGKASNVSQTKEVVCEISKAVDKMQIKPKLICIGSSTGGPEALMSIFKTLEVPSSVPMLLVQHMPPMFTQKLAEMLDKNSCMSFSEAKNGDVLKPGHCYIAPGDYHMTITKDLKIILNQDDKVCFVRPSVDVLLNSVADNFSGQVLSIILTGMGEDGANGSRALKEKNAYQFTQDKESCVVWGMPGAVMKADVGASVIKLADIPKLLTMVSKRI from the coding sequence ATGAATATTTTAGTCGTTGATGACTCAGTAGTATTTAGAACAGCGATAAGCCAGGCCCTAAGTGAGGTGCCTGGTTTTCTCGTTTCAAAGACATGTAGTAATGGTAAAATTGCTATCGATTTTTTACAAAGAGAGAGTGGGATTGATCTTGTTATCTTAGATCTGGAAATGCCTGTAATGGATGGTATCGAAACGATTAAGGAAATAAGGAAATTCAATAAAAAAATCCCTATAATTGTTTTTTCTTCGTTTACAACACAAGGTGCAGAGAAAACAATAACAGCACTTCAGACTGGCGCAAATGACTTTGTTGGAAAAGTGAGTGGCAATGGGACAATAGAAGGATCTTTAAAAATGATTCGAGCTGAGCTGGTGCCGCGCATTGAAGCTCTATGTAGTAAAGGTAAGGCAAGCAATGTTTCACAAACAAAAGAAGTAGTTTGTGAAATATCTAAAGCTGTAGATAAAATGCAAATAAAACCCAAGTTAATTTGTATCGGATCCTCGACTGGTGGTCCAGAAGCATTAATGTCAATTTTTAAAACTCTTGAAGTACCATCGAGTGTACCAATGTTACTTGTTCAGCATATGCCTCCTATGTTTACACAGAAGTTGGCTGAAATGTTAGATAAGAATTCATGCATGAGCTTTTCTGAAGCAAAAAATGGAGACGTTTTAAAACCAGGGCATTGTTATATTGCACCTGGAGATTATCATATGACTATCACGAAAGATTTAAAAATAATCTTAAATCAGGATGATAAAGTTTGTTTTGTCCGACCTTCTGTAGATGTTTTATTAAACTCTGTTGCTGATAATTTTTCGGGACAAGTTCTTTCAATTATATTAACTGGAATGGGTGAAGATGGCGCAAATGGTTCACGTGCTTTGAAAGAAAAGAATGCATATCAGTTTACACAAGATAAAGAATCGTGTGTTGTTTGGGGGATGCCTGGAGCTGTTATGAAAGCAGATGTTGGAGCTTCTGTGATTAAGCTTGCTGATATACCTAAATTATTAACAATGGTTTCAAAAAGAATATGA
- a CDS encoding response regulator yields the protein MKIMIVDDSKAIYMMVSGMLTERGHQAVWAEDGVDACEKLKTEKVDLILLDWNMPNMSGPEFLEKNQAENITEVPIVMMTTENKPDFIKKALQLGAVEYIMKPFTSDILFNKIELVFDLE from the coding sequence ATGAAAATTATGATCGTAGATGATTCAAAAGCAATTTACATGATGGTTTCTGGTATGCTGACAGAGCGCGGGCATCAGGCTGTTTGGGCCGAAGATGGAGTTGATGCTTGTGAGAAACTTAAGACAGAGAAAGTTGACCTTATCTTACTCGATTGGAATATGCCAAATATGTCTGGTCCAGAGTTTCTAGAAAAGAACCAGGCTGAGAATATTACTGAAGTTCCGATAGTTATGATGACTACAGAAAATAAGCCTGACTTCATTAAGAAGGCTCTTCAGCTTGGAGCAGTGGAATATATCATGAAGCCTTTTACTAGTGATATTTTGTTCAACAAAATAGAGCTGGTGTTTGATCTTGAATAA